A window of Streptomyces sp. Je 1-332 genomic DNA:
GATGACCTTGGACATCAGGTACGCCGAGCGGGAGAGGCCGGTGGCGCGCTCCCGTTCGTAGATGACCCGTTCCTTGATCAGCTCTCGTACGGAGTTGGCCGCGCCCGAGAAACACATGCCGACCGCGAGGATCAGCATGATCGTGCCGGCGTCGCCGTTGAACTTCGACGGCGGCTCGGGAGGCGCGAGGCCGAAGTCGGCCGGGATGACGACGCTGACGATGCCGAGGACCGCGGGCAGGATCACCATCAGACCCATGAAGCCCTTGTCGGACGCGATCACCGAGGTGTAGCGGCGGATCAGGGTCCACAGCTGCGAACCCCAGCCCTGCGGCTTGGGCGGTCTGATCGCCTGCGGGGGCGGCATGTGGACGGACTGCGCGGCCACGGCGTCGATGTCGGCGGCGTACATCTGGTAGTGCTGCGAGCCCTTCCAGCGGCCCGCCCAGTCGTAGTCGCGGTAGTTCTCGAACGCCGAGAAGACGTCCGCCCACGTCTGGTAGCCGAAGAAGTTGAGCGCTTCCTCCGGCGGACCGAAGTACGCGACCGAGCCGCCCGGCGCCATCACCAGGAGCTTGTCGCAGATCGCCAGCTCGGCGACCGAGTGCGTGACGACCAGGACCGTGCGGCCGTCGTCGGCGAGGCCGCGCAGGAGCTGCATGACGTCGCGGTCCATGCCCGGGTCGAGGCCGGATGTGGGCTCGTCCAGGAAGATCAGCGACGGCTTGGTGAGCAGCTCCAGGGCCACCGACACGCGCTTGCGCTGGCCACCGGAGAGGGAGGTGACCTTCTTCTCCTTGTGGATGTCCAGCTTGAGCTCGCGCAGGACCTCGCCGATGCGCTGCTCGCGCTCCTGCTCGCTGGTGTCCGAGGGGAAGCGCAGCTTGGCGGCGTACTTGAGGGCCTTCTTGACGGTCAGTTCCTTATGCAGGATGTCGTCCTGCGGGACCAGACCGATGCGCTGGCGCAGCTCGGCGAACTGCTTGTAGAGGTTCCGGTTGTCGTAGAGGACGTCGCCCTTGTTGGCGGGCCGGTAGCCGGTGAGCGCCTTCAGGAGGGTGGACTTTCCGGAGCCCGAGGGGCCGATGACCGCGATGAGCGACTTCTCCGGGACGCCGAAGGAGACGTCCTTGAGGATGTCCTTGCCGCCGTCGACCGTCACCGTCAGGTGGCGGGCGGAGAAGGAGATCTCACCGGTGTCGACGAACTCCTCGAGCCGGTCGCCGACGAGCCGGAACGTCGAGTGGCCGACGCTGACGATGTCGTTCGGGCCGATGAGGGCCGTGCCCGACTTCGCGACCGGCTGACCGTTGATGTACGTGCCGTTGTGCGAGCCGAGGTCGTGGATCTCGAAGCGGCCGTCCGGAGTGGCCGTGAACTCGGCGTGGTGCCGCGAGACCTGGAGGTCGGAGACGACCAGTTCGTTCTCCAGGGCGCGGCCGATGCGCATCTTGCGGCCGAGCGAGAGCTGGTGGAACGTCGTCGGGCTGCGGTCACCGTAGACCGGCGGGGCCCCCGCGACACCGCCGGAACCCGCGCCGGGACCCTGCTGCTGCGGGACCTGCGGCTGCTGGTGCTGAGCGGCCTGCTGAGGCTGCGGCCAGCCCTGCTGCTGGGGCATCTGCTGCTGCGCCTGGTACTGCGGCGCCTGCGGCTCGGGTGCCTTGGCGGCCCAGCCGGGCCCGCCCTGCTGCTGCGCGTGGTGCTGCGGTGCCTGGTGTTGCGGCGCATGGTGGGCCGGGGCCTGCTGAGCGGCCTGCTGCGGTGCGGATACGGCGGCGGCGCCCGAGGCGCCACCGGACACATTCAGCCGCGGGCCGTCGGTCGCGTTACCGAGGTTCACCGCCGAGCCGGGGCCGATTTCCATCTGGTGGATCCGCTGGCCCTGCACAAACGTGCCA
This region includes:
- a CDS encoding FHA domain-containing protein, with product MPELVLELNGRTWTLDPSRSYTLGRDPQGDLALDDARVSWRHATISWSGRSWVIEDHGSTNGTFVQGQRIHQMEIGPGSAVNLGNATDGPRLNVSGGASGAAAVSAPQQAAQQAPAHHAPQHQAPQHHAQQQGGPGWAAKAPEPQAPQYQAQQQMPQQQGWPQPQQAAQHQQPQVPQQQGPGAGSGGVAGAPPVYGDRSPTTFHQLSLGRKMRIGRALENELVVSDLQVSRHHAEFTATPDGRFEIHDLGSHNGTYINGQPVAKSGTALIGPNDIVSVGHSTFRLVGDRLEEFVDTGEISFSARHLTVTVDGGKDILKDVSFGVPEKSLIAVIGPSGSGKSTLLKALTGYRPANKGDVLYDNRNLYKQFAELRQRIGLVPQDDILHKELTVKKALKYAAKLRFPSDTSEQEREQRIGEVLRELKLDIHKEKKVTSLSGGQRKRVSVALELLTKPSLIFLDEPTSGLDPGMDRDVMQLLRGLADDGRTVLVVTHSVAELAICDKLLVMAPGGSVAYFGPPEEALNFFGYQTWADVFSAFENYRDYDWAGRWKGSQHYQMYAADIDAVAAQSVHMPPPQAIRPPKPQGWGSQLWTLIRRYTSVIASDKGFMGLMVILPAVLGIVSVVIPADFGLAPPEPPSKFNGDAGTIMLILAVGMCFSGAANSVRELIKERVIYERERATGLSRSAYLMSKVIVLGVITALQGVIICGIGFATRDMPEEGLIMPPAVEICLVIIALGFTSMMFGLVISSLVKTSEKTMPLLVMFAIVQVVFTGVLFQVYGSPGLEQFAWLMPSRWAIAGAGATLDLAHLMPPWDPKKPGDLDPLWEHSAGQWGMNITILLLIGIACGFAVARLLRRHEPEVMRK